GTTGAACAAATGCGCCGATAAAAACCTCCCAACCGGATGTCGCAAAATAGGCGGGGCCCTGCAGGTTCTTTTTTTAATTGACGATCGTCCACCATCATCCCGGGTCAGACCCTGATGAGTCAGCGTACTCCATTTCATCTACCTTTTTTCATGCACGCGTGTCCATGTTGGCCACAAATTCCCAGACGAAGCATAGATAGCTCACACACACTAGCTCGCACACATTGGCATGAACCAGACTGATGATATGTGAGGGTTACATATCCAGAGAACCAGCAAGACGAGAAAGAGAGTGGTAAAATATAACCGCGACTGCGGCAAGTAATCAGGTCGTGTCCGTCCCGAATTTTTAGAGTATAGTGTTTTAGGTTTTTAGGCCTTGGGTGGGGCACTCCTTGATTTTCGCGGGCCGCCAACTATTCTCAATGAATTCCTCAATCTTAGGCCCTCCGCCCTCAGTTAACATTATTGCTTGCCAACGCCATATTATGCACTGCGCACTATGCTTTTTGCATTTCGCATTTGTCTATTGTGGCTGCGATTCTCTCGTCATTCGTCCGCAATCACCGACGCCATGTACTGAATTGGTCATGCGGCAAGTGCTTGATGATTGGCTGATAACAATAATAGTGCTACTTGCTCTCAAGTATTCTCTTGATGGGCGTGAAGAAACGATTGAAAACCAGATAACCAGAAATCAGAAACTATGGCCGTAAACCAGAAAGCGAATTGTTTAGATGAATTCAAAAGCTTATCACGCGGTGTTTTATCTTGACTTGGCATGCTGCTTCATCATTACTCACGTCTCACATCATGCCACATCATATAACGGAATCCAAAGAAAGCTGCGTCTCCTTTCAATGGTCCCGCCCGCAGTCCACAATACTTTCtgcctcctctcttccccctcttttTACCAGGTTCAGCCCAAAATCAAAGCCGAAACGCTTGATACCAATTAATATTTGTTTGATCTAAGCAAACACCTATGATGTTCTAGGGTGGTATGATTGGATGAAGTACGAAGATTCGGCACTGGTAGCAACTTCCCGGTTGTCAGCTGACCTTGTGACTGCTGCCGGGTGAGAAAAATgtgacagaagaagatgacgaaggaaggagaggtagGGCCGAGACCCGAACACTAGTTGAGAGCCGATAAACGAAATCCGCTGATAAGGATAACGAATCATCCCCCGGTCAAGGAACATCACTTCAAGGCGAGGGTTTTGCATTAGACTTTTAGGAACAACTAGGGAAAAAAGTTTAATAAAGATCTTGTAatcgtcatcttccgtCTCTCGCAGGACCCACGCATCACCTATAATGTCATACGACATTGTCCTCatccctctttcttctccttccttctttctcctccttcttgctccGTACCCATTTCCTGACATGGCCCCGTTCTACGCTCACCCCATTTTCTTGTCTCCATTGCTGGTCTCTTGAGTCTTTGAGGCGTCGAGGCATTACGTATACAGATTTATGAGCATCATCACATCTGGGAGGTTACGACGCGTCTTCGTTCGTCTTGCTTCTTTTGGCCTGTAACCCACCTGCAACCAGTTGTAATATTGGGCCGCACGATGAACACGGTTATCAACGGTCAACAAATGATTGTGTACTAAGTGGATGGATCTAGGCGGTTGTTCATTCAATTTGTAAAAACGCGAAAACGCAACAAACGAAACATGGAAATGTTAAAACAACATGTGGAAGTGCATAAGTACTTTTGATGCAGAATAGTACCGCCAGGGGGCACCCAATTAATATGAACCAGGTCAACTACTGCCATTCACATCAGCATACTGGGCCATACGAAATGAAGAGAGCAGGTCCCAGATATATGCTCAAGCCGCAACAACCtatatcatcatccatcatctgATCTGGTCTGTCCTGCACATGAAGCATCGTAAGTTTGTAGCTAAGGGTGACAGATATGATGGATTAAGCTTGTCTGCCGGCAATGCCTATCACGCACTGTGCCTATTTACTTGCACATTTCATATTTCACAAATAATTATGCTTTGCCTTTTCACATTTTCATTTTTTGTACTTTCGCGTTCCATTTTTGCATTTTCAccgtttttttttttacaaTTTGAACGGCACTGCCGTAACGTATGATGCCAAATGGCGTAAGTACAGAAGGTTTCGTTGTAATTAGACTAATTACTAATACGACGAGTTGTTGGTGTGTAAAGTGTGAAGAGCATTTTGTAAATTCAGGCGGATTTTTTGCTACGaatgaagggaaaaaaCTAGAAGAAGATTTAGTCGCTGtcacttttcttttcctgatcttcttgctccttcttctcagcAGCTCTGAAAAGCTCTTTGTATTTTCCTGACTTTTCGCAGAGGGATTTGAAAAGAGAGCCATCCTTGCGAAGGAGATTCTGAGTGATTGATTAGCCAGATCCGTAACCGTACCAGCTGGGTTAGTTCCAGTCACTCACAATTGGAGTATCAAACTCAGCGACCTCTCCATCCGATAGAACAAGAAGCCTGTCATAATCTATGACGGAAGACAACCTGTGCGCAATAGTCAACAGTGTCGAATCCCTGAACTCTGAACGGATCGCTGCTTGAATGGCTTCATCAGTCGCAAAGTCCACAGATGCAGTGGCTTCATCCATGATCTGTGGCATACGAAATTAGCTTGCCGTTACAAGTCGATAGTCGCATCGCTTACAATCAGGTTGGACCTCCTCAACAGAGCCCTTGCCATAGCGATTAACTGTCGTTGACCTTGTGAGAAGTTACTCCCCCCGGCCGATACTTCTGTAGTGAGGGTAATGGTTGTTCTGACATTGGCTGAACTAAGAGCAGACCCCAGGGCGGATGATGCAGATGACTGTACTGCTGATTCCTCGGCAACTATCGCATCGAGACGGCGGCTGGAAGCGACACGACTGGGAGCGCGACTTGCCAAGGGGGTGACCCCTTGAAGTCCAAGATTCACTCTGGCAAGAGCGTCGTAGAGTTCCGCATCGGTGTGTTCGGCGAAAGGATCGAGGTTCTCTCGAACGGTACCAGAGAATAAGACAGCATCTGTAGAAACATCAGCGAGGGACAACCAAGAGAATTTCCACAAATGGGCCTCACCTTGAGGGATGTAGGTAATACGGGAGCGCTGCAGCCCTGTTAGTACTCGGTAACGTACAGTTACGAGAAACTCACTAAGTCATCAACACCAATTTTGGTGATATCTATACCATCCAGGAAGATACTTCCAGAAGTGGGGTCGGTGAATCTCAACAAGCTCATACCCAAAGTCGACTTTCCGCTTCCGGTACGACCAATCAAACCAATCTTTTCCCCCGCTTTGACGTCGAACGACCCCTTGAAAACAGTAGGAAGATCTGGAGCGTATTTGATTTCGACATCCCGGACGCTGAGGAAGTCAGAAGCACCTGTGTTGGCCGGCCAATATGCAGGTGGTCGATTGCTGGCGATGACAGCAGGAGGCTCCTGAGGGACAGACAAATACTCCTGCACACGCTCTACTGAATTGAAATCCATCTCAAGCTGACCCCAGAATCGAGAAACCCAGTAACAAGCGGAGACAAATGACTGAGCTGAGACGATCGCCATACCGGCGGAACCTGCGGGAACGGCTCCACTGAGAGCGAGCAAAGTCGTCAACGCAACAGAAATCGCACCAAGGAAGTCGaagcggaggaggagctgaGACAAGGTGTCAACCCTAATGTAATCAAACTTGATGCACTCAACATACCCAACGGTTCATCATCTGCGTTCATAATGTCAGAAAGGATCTCAGCACTTATGATTGGAGTAACTCACCCAGTAATAATAGAACGCTTGGTTTGTTTGGTCAACTTGTTTACACAGTTGTTCCATGAATCGTGCCTCTGCAGAGAAAGCTCGGACAGAAATAACACCATCAAGGAGTTCGGCGAAGCCGGAACTAAAGAGCAGATCTTAGTGACAGGGAAGTAAGGCATGGCAATTTTGCTTACAAAATGGGCGATCGAAGCTATGGACGAGCATTAAGTCAGCTGCATCCTATCCTgccttgaagaaggactCACAGTGGcttccaacctcctcaaacTTCGGCCAACACGAAGCTGCATACCACAATCAATATTAATTTATTAAGAATGAAATCTGACTCACGTAAAGAACAGAGTACTGGTAATATAGATAACTGATGACAGCAGCGGGAACTAAAAACCACGGGACGATGAAAGCAACCACACCCTTCGAAAAGTTAGTTTGTTATCTCTACAGGAGACAAATGCGTACAATTGCGGCTATCAAACTGGCGACATAAATCAACACTGTTCGAAGAGCACCGTTAAGACTCGAGTCAATAACCTCGACATCTGATTTTCGCGTTAGTGCTACAAGCGCATGCCTCTGTGAACCAATGCTCGCCTCGAGAGAAACGGTTGATGATACGACCAAGGGGAGTAACGCTGAAGAATCGCACAGTCGCTAGAACAAAAATAAGCTCTAAAATTTCCTCGCCAGCTTTCACGACTTACCTCGCATGATCCTGTCCAAAAGGCGGTCGTGGATGGTGCTAGACATGGTATCAGTTTGAGACTTTAGATACCGTGCATAACTTACACAGCGGCCTTGTAAGAACTCCAGGCTCCTATACCGCTGGAGGCAACGCCCAAAACAGCTGCTCCAAGAACTGCAAGGAGTGAGCAGGGGTCTGAGGAATTGATATTTTAGAATTTACCAATGGCAGTGTACACGGCGAGGTAGAAAGTAGGGTCCGTTTCAGCAGAGGGAAAACGAGATGTGATCCCAGAGATGTCGACAGAGACAGCTTCACTGGCAGCGAAAGTTACGTTTTCTGCAACATTGTGCTGCAGCACATGCTGGTGAAGATCGTTGTCAAAGTACTGATTTGTAAAATCGTGGATAGCAGGCTTAAACATAGTGAAAAGGGTCGTGACACGTTGCTTTGAGTACGCTGCAAGGAAGCTGGTAAGCGCATGCTGAGTTACACTAAGAAATGGACTCACCTTCACCCCAGACCTTAAGCCAGTACCTTTCTGCAACTGTGCAGAGTTGCGATAAGACTGGTTTCTGTCAGCTCTTTATTTCCAATCCGCAACAGCCACATGTAGCACCGCTTACTCAATACAAGGACAGTCCACGCCCATGTGGTGTAGGTAGCTGCCACAATGTACAGCTTGTAGGTTTCCCACTTGACATTGCCGATGGCACGCTCTTCATCTACGACATTGTGAGCTTTCGATCGGACGTCAATTTCACAGTCTCAACGTACCTTGAATGAGCTTCTTTCCAGgacctttcttcttctctttcttggTTTCTTGAGCATCTGcatcttcgccttccaccacctcctcttcatgaGATTTCCCTTTGCCCTTACCCACATCCTTGCGGAGCtcggcttcttccaaaGCCACCATTCCATCAAGATCGCCTCTTTCTCGCAACTCTTGACAAGTCCCTTGAATGTCGACGCGACCGTCGAGAATTCGGACGAGGTAATCGGTTGAAGGGAGGAGCAACTCAACATGGTGGGAGATAAGCACCTGCAAAATGTCAGTAAAATAATTCAAGCAATGGCTAGGGACATACAACTGTACGGCCCTTCAAAATGGGCCCGTTGAGACATTTGTCCGTTAAGTGCTTGGCAGTATGAGAgtcaacagcagcaagagggtcatcaagaagaagatgttgggTGTAGGAGTAGACTGCTCGGGCAAGGGCAACACGAGCTTTTTGACCGCCACTAACGAAAAGTCAGAAACAAGACAGTAAACACTAATCAGTGACGAACCTCAATGAAACCTGACACACCAATGGGTTAGTAGAGCCAGACAAGCAAATTATATCAAAAGATGATGGGACTCACTCCTTTAGCCCCAATTTCGGTCATAtcgccatcttcaagaGCGTCCAAATCAGGGTTCCTGACAAACATCAGCATCTCCTAGACACCGCCACAAAAATCAACTTACAGGGCACAAGCTTCCACAACCATCTCATATCGCTCTTCGTCGAATGGTTCACCAAACAGGATATTGCTCTTGATTGAAGTCTGCTGTAACCATGGAGTCTGCGCGGCATATGCGATCGAGTTTCTCAGACCAGACGAAGAGTCTACCTGGGTAGTGTTCTTGGGCAAGTAAGATCGGCCATTAAGGAGTTCCATTTCGCCTAGCAAAGCAACGAGGAGTGCGGTCTTTCCAGAACCAGTAGGACCAGTGACAACAGAAAGTTTGCCGATAGGGAAATTGATGCTGAGGTCTGACAAGGTGAAAAAGGTGTCTTCAACGATAGTGCTGCCGTCGGTGAGGACACTATCATCAAGTGGAGCAGGTTCGGAAGAAGGTTGCTTCCCTTTGCTAGGTTCGATGGTTTCCGACGATGAAGACTGCTTGCCAGTATTCCACCTGAAAGAAGCGTTCTCAAATCCAATCTTAGTGGGTTCGTCGTTCTGAGTTCCGGAACGCTTGAGGGACGAAACCCAATCAGGAACTGTCAAGTTCGGTCAGCGGCGATCGCCCGATTTGATGGGCATCGACCTACCTTCGTCCTCAGCCAGGAAATCCTCGATACGCTGAACAGACACCAAGGACTGCAATATTACCACGATCTGCAGAGGTGTTAGTTCCGAGACTTTCTGGGAAGGGGTCACAAATACTCACGTAAGAGGGAATAATGTTTAGTGGAAGACGAAGCATTGTGAAAAGAGAAATGGCTGTGAAAGCCACAGAGACGGTAAGGTCTCGCTTCTCGATGACGATGTAGCTATCATATGGTGTCAGCGTCGACTGTAGATCAATTAATGCCATCTTACCAGAAGAATGAAACAAGGGTGACCAAGATAGGGGCAAGGGACCAAAGCAACGCGAACCAGACGTTGTTAATAAGAGCTGATCATTTGTGAATTAGCTCTAAtgcgaaaaaaaaaaaaaaaaaaaaaaaaaaaaaaaaaaaaacactCACACCGAATCATCTGCTTCATTTCATTAGAACGAGCTTCGGCCGCCCGACCTTTCCATTGTTCGATCCAAGCAAAGAACTATGGAGCTGTCAAAAAAGTCAAACTTTAAGAAAAAAGATAGACTTGCCTTGATGAACTGGATGGCGCCGATGAGTTCATTCATAACCCCAATTCGCTTGTCTCGAGCCTTGAGGAGATCTTGAGTAATCTTCACACTTCGACTGGAAACGAGGGAGTTGAGAGGAGCCGCTACGGCCAACACTACGATACCGGCAAATGCAGACCATCCGAGAATGCTGACGAAGCAAGTCAAGGGAAATGACCATGATATTGACTACGAACACTCACTTgtagaggaagatggatgcAACGAGGATTTCGAAGGGAGCGCTGTAGATAAAGTATGCACCACTGACAGTATTGGCAATTCTGGTTGTGTCGCCTAGAATTCTGATCAGTCTCATAAGTTTGTCACAGCTGGAACAGTACACACCAGACATGAGGTTGACGACCTTGCCACTGTCAGCATTGGACATTTTTTCCTGCTTGccatccttttccttgccctccGATCCAGTCTTCGAAACAATACCCGAGGCATCCTTGCGTCGAAGGGCCTTGTCGTAGACAGCGGCAGTCAGCTCGGCCTTGATTCGGACGGCGGCTCGACGACTATGCcaaaggtggagaaggtcGACAAGTGCCTATGCATAGGAATTTAAGTGCATCCTCGATATCAACTGCAAAATCACTCACCTTGGCGATAGAAGCGAAAAGTGCGAAAAGTGCAAATACATATGCTCGGGACATGGCTTCTCGAGACCTGATATCCAAACCCTCACTACTTTAATTAGCCATGCGTCAACAGGGACCTGTGCTTCAACTCACAGAATCCTGTTCAGGAAAAATGGCCCAGCATAGTTGAGAACGACCGAAACCAAGGTCAGACTAGCATCCAAAGCCATATCCAACTTGttgacaaggaaaagctTGTTGACGAGTTTGCTGGTTGTGACCTGCCTGAACTTTTCAAAGACGATTGCTGTCTGCTGGGTCATGGAAAGCGGAGGAAGGTCCTCGGGCTCAAGCTCTTGGGAGTTGCCATAGCGGATGAAGGAGTCGACCCAGCTGAAAGTCATCCAAGAAAAGAGGGTCACGTTATCATCGGGCGCAACTTGGGGCTACAAATGAAAAGCCAAAGGACGGTCATGTCAGCGCACGGACGTTATTGGGAGCTTGCTATCGTAAACAGGAAGACCTCACCAATCGCGAAAGGACCTCTGGGGGCGCTAGTTTGAGGCTTCCCAGCACGGAGATGATCCCAGCCGTGGCTCCAATGTTCACAAGTTCGAGTGTAATTCTGCCAGAGCTCgcccaggaaggaaggaagccAGTAATCGTCCGGATGTACCACACCTGTCCAATGGTCCATGCTGATACCAGAAACAGAAGGACGACGGTAATGAGGACTGACCATGGAGGGGTGGTGAGAGGTCGAAAGGCAAAGCTCGAAAAGATCCCAAGCTGTCGCACGATAAGGCGTCAGAATTGACGTGGAGCATCTTGACACCCCGAGGACTGTGTGACTCACCCATACCACTACCATACCAACAGAGAGCAATGCGTCTCTCAAAGTCACGTCATTTCCGTCAGCAAATTGAAGGATCTTCCATCCAGTGATAGCGGTCCATGCAGCAGCTTCTGCAAGGGAAAGTGCCGCCAGGACAAATTCTTTCCATGCTTGGGGTCGACGAGCTTGTTCGTCCGCTTTTTGCGCAGCTGTAGCCGGTTCAGGAGGTATGAGGGAGCGAAGGGTGACAAAGtcagaggaaaagaaagcaAGTCGGTTGCCGAGTTGTTTAAAGGGCGGAATCGAGAAgagcaaaggaagaagcaagacGACGAGAGAAGGAACAGTTCGAATGGTAGATataagagaaggaggaggaaggttcTGCATCTCATATCAGCCAAAGCATTCATAATGAACTGTAGAATTGACATACGATATTTGAGACGTCCATGGTGCTCGAGAGTCACTGTACCACTCTAATATGGACTAACTACTAGCAACGCACCAGTGCTTCGGGGCACTCTTGATCTGATGTAGCCAACCCACTCGCTCTTCTAGGTGAAGACTGAGAAGGCCGAATATAAACTATACAGGTATTAGACGATATCCGCTGCAACCTAAAGTTTTGCTGTTGCTAATTATGGAAGAACAACAAGTCAGCCAAAAGATcaacgaaagaagacaagCGACCGACCAGATCCGTGTTGACGAATTCGCACACCTATCGGCATCCGAAAATTAGCCCCGGTGCCCCAGCAAAAGGCACCCGAACCGCCTTTCATGGTTTATTGTGCGCCTATTTCCGATTCACAGTCATCTACAAAGCGCAGGCCTATTTCCGCCGCAAAATGTTGTCAATCGCTGTCCCCTTCGTCCTCCGCATCTATCCACCTCTAAAGATATCCCAAAAAATCAGCTTTAACCACATTCTCCCGCCTAGCACCAACCTATCCACTACCACAAGAAtcaatcatcttccatcagAAATGTCCCATGAAGCG
The nucleotide sequence above comes from Cryptococcus neoformans var. grubii H99 chromosome 1, complete sequence. Encoded proteins:
- a CDS encoding ATP-binding cassette transporter, with the protein product MDVSNINLPPPSLISTIRTVPSLVVLLLPLLFSIPPFKQLGNRLAFFSSDFVTLRSLIPPEPATAAQKADEQARRPQAWKEFVLAALSLAEAAAWTAITGWKILQFADGNDVTLRDALLSVGMVVVWLGIFSSFAFRPLTTPPWSVLITVVLLFLVSAWTIGQVWYIRTITGFLPSWASSGRITLELVNIGATAGIISVLGSLKLAPPEVLSRLPQVAPDDNVTLFSWMTFSWVDSFIRYGNSQELEPEDLPPLSMTQQTAIVFEKFRQVTTSKLVNKLFLVNKLDMALDASLTLVSVVLNYAGPFFLNRILEGLDIRSREAMSRAYVFALFALFASIAKALVDLLHLWHSRRAAVRIKAELTAAVYDKALRRKDASGIVSKTGSEGKEKDGKQEKMSNADSGKVVNLMSGDTTRIANTVSGAYFIYSAPFEILVASIFLYNILGWSAFAGIVVLAVAAPLNSLVSSRSVKITQDLLKARDKRIGVMNELIGAIQFIKFFAWIEQWKGRAAEARSNEMKQMIRSLINNVWFALLWSLAPILVTLVSFFCYIVIEKRDLTVSVAFTAISLFTMLRLPLNIIPSYIVVILQSLVSVQRIEDFLAEDEVPDWVSSLKRSGTQNDEPTKIGFENASFRWNTGKQSSSSETIEPSKGKQPSSEPAPLDDSVLTDGSTIVEDTFFTLSDLSINFPIGKLSVVTGPTGSGKTALLVALLGEMELLNGRSYLPKNTTQVDSSSGLRNSIAYAAQTPWLQQTSIKSNILFGEPFDEERYEMVVEACALNPDLDALEDGDMTEIGAKGVSLSGGQKARVALARAVYSYTQHLLLDDPLAAVDSHTAKHLTDKCLNGPILKGRTVVLISHHVELLLPSTDYLVRILDGRVDIQGTCQELRERGDLDGMVALEEAELRKDVGKGKGKSHEEEVVEGEDADAQETKKEKKKGPGKKLIQDEERAIGNVKWETYKLYIVAATYTTWAWTVLVLILSQLCTVAERYWLKVWGEAYSKQRVTTLFTMFKPAIHDFTNQYFDNDLHQHVLQHNVAENVTFAASEAVSVDISGITSRFPSAETDPTFYLAVYTAIVLGAAVLGVASSGIGAWSSYKAAVTIHDRLLDRIMRATVRFFSVTPLGRIINRFSRDVEVIDSSLNGALRTVLIYVASLIAAIGVVAFIVPWFLVPAAVISYLYYQYSVLYLRVGRSLRRLEATLRSPIFSGFAELLDGVISVRAFSAEARFMEQLCKQVDQTNQAFYYYWMMNRWLLLRFDFLGAISVALTTLLALSGAVPAGSAGMAIVSAQSFVSACYWVSRFWGQLEMDFNSVERVQEYLSVPQEPPAVIASNRPPAYWPANTGASDFLSVRDVEIKYAPDLPTVFKGSFDVKAGEKIGLIGRTGSGKSTLGMSLLRFTDPTSGSIFLDGIDITKIGVDDLRSRITYIPQDAVLFSGTVRENLDPFAEHTDAELYDALARVNLGLQGVTPLASRAPSRVASSRRLDAIVAEESAVQSSASSALGSALSSANVRTTITLTTEVSAGGSNFSQGQRQLIAMARALLRRSNLIIMDEATASVDFATDEAIQAAIRSEFRDSTLLTIAHRLSSVIDYDRLLVLSDGEVAEFDTPINLLRKDGSLFKSLCEKSGKYKELFRAAEKKEQEDQEKKSDSD